The Chloroherpetonaceae bacterium genome window below encodes:
- a CDS encoding NAD-dependent epimerase/dehydratase family protein, whose product MPTTALITGATGFIGSWLAEALLAKRFKVKALIRSVSSKENLMGTSMEFVKADYDDLSSLEAAVEDAHYIFHVAGVTKALSAAEYHKGNVIATENLLKAAKNSGKNLKKFIHISSGAAAGPSSSAERPIDETAECFPVTLYGKSKRDAEIACIKMMKELPITVLRPSIIYGPRDKDLLEHFKTVKAGFVPIFGVGVEKKYDYLYVEDLIEGIVAAAESSKTSGEIYFLSGDAHSWREVGETAKKVLGKSFTISLPLPDVVSYGVAAVVEDFNRWQGKISILNRDRARDGAQRFWTFSTVKAKRDFGFIPKTSLEKGFIKTVNWYKEKGWL is encoded by the coding sequence ATGCCAACAACAGCATTGATTACAGGCGCAACAGGTTTCATTGGAAGCTGGCTTGCTGAAGCATTACTTGCAAAACGATTTAAGGTTAAAGCACTGATTCGATCTGTCAGTTCAAAAGAGAATTTGATGGGTACCAGTATGGAGTTTGTCAAGGCCGACTACGACGATCTCTCCTCACTTGAAGCAGCTGTCGAAGACGCGCATTACATTTTTCATGTCGCAGGCGTGACTAAAGCATTATCCGCAGCGGAGTATCATAAAGGCAATGTAATTGCAACCGAAAATCTCCTGAAAGCAGCCAAAAACTCGGGCAAGAATTTGAAAAAGTTCATCCATATTTCTTCAGGCGCTGCTGCCGGGCCGTCGTCGTCTGCGGAAAGACCCATCGATGAAACGGCCGAGTGCTTTCCCGTAACACTCTATGGAAAAAGTAAACGTGATGCAGAAATTGCCTGCATCAAAATGATGAAAGAACTCCCGATTACCGTATTACGCCCATCGATTATATACGGCCCACGCGATAAAGATTTACTTGAGCATTTCAAAACCGTTAAGGCCGGGTTTGTGCCGATTTTTGGTGTCGGGGTTGAAAAGAAATATGACTATCTCTATGTCGAAGATTTGATTGAAGGAATTGTCGCTGCAGCTGAGTCTTCAAAAACCAGTGGTGAGATATATTTTCTTTCCGGAGACGCACATTCTTGGCGCGAAGTTGGAGAAACTGCAAAGAAAGTACTTGGAAAATCATTCACAATCTCACTTCCTCTCCCCGATGTTGTTAGCTACGGTGTTGCCGCTGTCGTTGAAGATTTCAATCGTTGGCAAGGGAAAATATCGATTCTCAATCGTGACCGGGCACGAGATGGCGCTCAACGATTTTGGACTTTTTCAACAGTCAAAGCCAAACGCGATTTTGGCTTTATTCCCAAAACCTCCCTTGAAAAGGGGTTTATCAAAACCGTAAATTGGTATAAAGAAAAAGGTTGGTTGTAA
- the ruvB gene encoding Holliday junction branch migration DNA helicase RuvB has translation MRNENLNDNKKGNEVQFEENLRPLRFEDFTGQKKIVDNLKVFISAAKSRGEALDHVLLSGPPGLGKTTLSKIIASEMGVGITTSSGPVLDKPGDLAGLLTNLQPSDVLFIDEIHRLNPVVEEYLYSAMEDFKLDIMIDSGPSARSIQIKIPPFTLVGATTRAGLLTAPLRARFGIASRLDYYTAELLEKIVVRSAKILGVGIETDSAFEIARRSRGTPRIANRLLRRARDFAQVEGGNEVTLNIARTALLALEIDEYGLDEMDKRIMMALMEKFGGGPAGLSTLSIAVGEEQETVEEVYEPYLIQEGYLMRTPRGRIATELAFQRFGISRPNQSNGLFDVSIS, from the coding sequence ATGAGAAACGAAAATTTGAACGATAATAAAAAGGGAAACGAAGTCCAGTTTGAAGAAAATCTTCGACCACTCCGATTTGAAGACTTTACAGGACAAAAAAAGATTGTTGATAATCTGAAAGTATTTATTTCTGCTGCAAAATCTCGAGGAGAGGCTTTAGATCACGTGTTGCTTTCAGGCCCTCCCGGATTGGGCAAAACAACGCTTTCAAAAATCATCGCTTCAGAAATGGGTGTGGGGATTACAACTTCCTCCGGGCCGGTGCTTGATAAACCCGGTGATTTAGCCGGTTTGCTTACAAATCTTCAGCCATCTGATGTTTTATTCATTGATGAAATTCATCGTTTGAATCCTGTTGTTGAAGAATATCTCTATTCTGCTATGGAGGATTTCAAGCTTGATATTATGATCGATAGTGGCCCTTCGGCAAGAAGCATTCAAATCAAGATTCCACCATTCACCTTGGTGGGAGCAACAACTCGCGCGGGGCTTTTAACCGCACCATTGAGAGCGCGCTTTGGGATTGCTTCACGGCTTGATTACTATACCGCGGAACTCTTGGAAAAAATTGTGGTGAGATCGGCAAAAATTTTAGGAGTTGGAATTGAAACGGATAGCGCATTTGAAATCGCACGGCGTTCACGTGGAACACCCCGAATTGCGAATCGTCTTTTACGCAGGGCTCGCGATTTTGCACAAGTAGAGGGAGGAAATGAAGTCACTCTGAACATAGCCCGAACAGCACTTTTAGCCTTGGAGATTGATGAATACGGGTTGGATGAAATGGATAAACGAATCATGATGGCTTTAATGGAAAAATTTGGAGGTGGCCCAGCGGGACTTTCGACACTCTCGATTGCTGTCGGGGAAGAACAAGAAACGGTTGAAGAAGTTTATGAACCTTACCTCATTCAAGAAGGTTACCTGATGCGAACCCCCCGAGGAAGAATTGCCACAGAACTGGCGTTTCAACGGTTCGGAATTTCAAGACCAAACCAATCGAACGGGCTCTTTGACGTCAGTATATCTTAA
- the umuD gene encoding translesion error-prone DNA polymerase V autoproteolytic subunit: MKKMKSPIEQPMRVVEFLNYNSDEKVEIPLYEARISAGFPSPAYDGVDTKLDLNDLLIRNRTATFFIRVEGESMKEAGIENGDILIVDRSMPAMDGNIVIAVVNNEFLVKRYRKISGKHFLVPENPDYAPIEITPEMEADIWGVVTASIHQFVRRNGSKSRAG; the protein is encoded by the coding sequence ATGAAGAAAATGAAATCGCCGATTGAACAGCCGATGCGGGTCGTTGAATTTCTTAATTACAACAGCGATGAAAAGGTCGAAATCCCGCTTTATGAAGCAAGAATCTCTGCCGGGTTCCCGTCGCCCGCCTATGATGGGGTTGATACGAAACTTGATTTGAATGATTTGCTCATCCGTAACCGCACGGCAACGTTTTTCATTCGCGTAGAAGGTGAATCAATGAAAGAAGCGGGAATCGAGAATGGCGATATTCTCATTGTTGATCGCTCAATGCCGGCGATGGACGGCAACATCGTGATTGCCGTTGTCAATAATGAATTTTTGGTTAAACGATACCGCAAGATTTCGGGCAAACATTTTCTTGTTCCCGAAAACCCCGACTACGCGCCCATTGAGATTACACCTGAAATGGAAGCAGATATATGGGGTGTGGTCACGGCTTCGATACATCAATTTGTAAGAAGAAATGGCAGCAAAAGTCGGGCTGGTTGA
- a CDS encoding Y-family DNA polymerase, with protein MAAKVGLVDCNNFYVSCERVFQPHLRKKPVAVLSNNDGVVIARSNELKKLGIPAGAPYFKWKKQIEALNAYILSSNYLLYGDMSMRVMETIQYHAEEVEIYSIDEAFISITPEYGKTYREFGLKLKDAIQQWTGIPVSIGLSSTKTLAKIANHLAKKEEVHEGVCDLEEYDPERKCFSRLPIDEVWGFGRRITKRLNEQGMNTIADVLKKPESWVRKELHVTGLKTVKELKGTPCLTLEEVEPERKSMVHSRSFGRPITSFEEMTEAVSNYAERGAIKLRKAGLAPRMLTVFILTNRFNLNKPQYSNQCAVTLPTPTNFTPKLIDAALSGLKKIFKPGYDYQKAGILFTDLTPEDTLQQNLFDDVSEAELEKRQKLSQMVDDLNNRFGRNTISFAASGTKRSWRMKSDLLSPQFTTSWDELLVVKTAQSDVQSEENGQESGGENKDPLVGKK; from the coding sequence ATGGCAGCAAAAGTCGGGCTGGTTGATTGCAATAACTTCTATGTTTCGTGTGAGCGTGTTTTTCAGCCGCATTTGCGAAAGAAGCCCGTTGCCGTTCTCTCCAATAATGACGGCGTTGTGATAGCACGGTCGAATGAATTAAAGAAACTTGGAATCCCCGCGGGCGCCCCATATTTCAAATGGAAAAAGCAAATCGAAGCGCTTAACGCCTACATTCTATCGTCTAATTATCTTCTTTACGGTGATATGTCGATGCGGGTAATGGAAACCATTCAATACCACGCGGAAGAGGTTGAGATTTACTCTATTGATGAAGCCTTTATTTCAATTACACCTGAATATGGAAAAACCTATCGAGAGTTTGGATTGAAACTCAAAGATGCAATTCAGCAATGGACGGGGATTCCTGTGAGCATTGGACTCAGTAGCACAAAAACACTCGCCAAAATCGCCAATCATTTAGCAAAAAAAGAAGAAGTGCACGAGGGCGTGTGTGACCTTGAAGAATATGACCCCGAGCGAAAATGTTTTTCTCGTTTACCAATCGATGAAGTGTGGGGTTTTGGCAGGCGAATCACAAAACGGCTTAATGAGCAAGGAATGAATACGATTGCCGATGTGCTCAAAAAGCCGGAGAGTTGGGTGCGGAAAGAACTGCATGTTACAGGATTAAAAACCGTGAAAGAATTGAAAGGAACGCCTTGCCTAACGCTTGAAGAGGTTGAACCGGAAAGGAAATCAATGGTGCACTCGCGCTCCTTTGGTCGGCCAATCACATCTTTTGAAGAAATGACAGAGGCTGTAAGTAACTATGCCGAGAGAGGTGCCATCAAACTTCGCAAAGCAGGCTTAGCCCCGCGGATGCTTACGGTTTTTATTCTCACGAACCGTTTTAATCTGAACAAACCCCAGTACTCGAATCAGTGCGCTGTGACACTGCCAACGCCAACAAATTTTACCCCAAAATTAATTGACGCTGCACTTTCAGGCCTCAAGAAAATCTTCAAACCCGGTTACGATTACCAAAAAGCAGGGATTCTTTTTACCGATCTCACCCCTGAAGATACCCTGCAACAAAACCTTTTTGACGATGTGAGCGAAGCTGAATTAGAGAAACGACAAAAACTAAGCCAAATGGTTGATGACCTCAACAATCGATTCGGGAGAAATACCATTAGTTTTGCGGCTTCGGGCACAAAGCGCAGTTGGCGAATGAAATCAGATTTACTTTCCCCACAGTTTACAACCAGTTGGGATGAACTTCTGGTTGTAAAAACAGCACAGAGCGATGTACAAAGCGAAGAAAATGGACAAGAAAGTGGTGGAGAAAATAAAGACCCGCTTGTCGGAAAAAAATAA
- a CDS encoding DegV family protein has product MPIHYLNGRRLKNAIIAGAESVITRAEYLNKINVFPVADGDTGTNMALTLKSVAEGLYECDDSTVGTVVTCAADAALVGSRGNSGSILAQFYQGLSEGLSGKERISTKDFGEAIMLSKQLAYESMIDPKEGTILTVIRDWSHSVHSLGKNQACFREVMHHSVEEAKRALARTPDQLTVNGVAILKKAGVVDSGAQGFVDMVEGVVNFMNKGSMKDFFKRKFFAVSSEEGASVDTNSEAITFQFCTEFVLENGSSFDKKKLRKELLDFGDSLIIGGSSTKTKVHIHTNEPQSVFTMAGKYGTVVKTKYEDMKAQHEAAFGKKKIGIVTDSTCDLSDEFLEKHDVRMVPLQVRFGTEEYLDRVTINSDEFYAKLKAAKELPKSSQPSTANFKQVYEDALRQYESLLVVSVSSGVSGTYQNARTTSKFFKDKKFAIVDSKGASMMLGFLVREAVALRDEGAPIEAIEKRLHELSKKIKAFLALETIDNLVRGGRLSKSRGLIAKLLKINPVLTFDSHGKVVQLAKGIGNRGALDKAVELALSEIEGKKYAKVSIVYSDNRERAEYAKEKMKAARPDVEPELTVISPVLGTYGGSGTVVIITCSE; this is encoded by the coding sequence ATGCCGATTCATTATCTAAATGGACGACGATTGAAAAATGCCATTATTGCCGGTGCAGAGTCAGTCATAACACGGGCGGAATATCTTAATAAAATCAACGTGTTCCCCGTAGCCGACGGCGATACCGGCACAAATATGGCATTGACATTGAAATCCGTTGCGGAAGGGCTTTATGAATGCGACGATTCAACCGTTGGCACCGTTGTTACCTGCGCTGCCGATGCCGCGCTTGTTGGATCTCGAGGAAATAGCGGGTCGATTCTTGCTCAATTTTATCAAGGACTCTCTGAAGGACTTTCCGGTAAAGAACGCATTTCTACAAAAGACTTTGGAGAAGCCATCATGCTCTCAAAGCAACTTGCCTATGAATCGATGATTGATCCAAAAGAAGGAACAATTTTAACCGTGATTCGGGATTGGTCTCATAGTGTTCATTCATTAGGAAAAAATCAAGCCTGCTTTCGAGAAGTAATGCATCACTCCGTTGAAGAAGCGAAGAGAGCCTTAGCCCGCACGCCCGATCAGCTCACGGTCAATGGTGTGGCCATTTTGAAGAAAGCGGGGGTTGTTGATAGTGGTGCGCAAGGCTTTGTGGATATGGTTGAAGGCGTCGTGAATTTTATGAATAAGGGTAGTATGAAAGATTTCTTCAAGCGGAAATTTTTTGCAGTAAGCAGTGAAGAAGGTGCCTCTGTTGATACAAATTCCGAAGCCATTACTTTTCAATTTTGCACTGAGTTTGTGCTTGAAAACGGCTCCTCATTTGATAAAAAGAAATTGCGCAAAGAACTGCTCGACTTCGGCGATTCCCTCATTATCGGCGGTTCTTCAACCAAGACTAAAGTTCATATTCATACCAATGAGCCTCAATCGGTATTCACAATGGCGGGGAAGTATGGAACGGTTGTGAAAACGAAGTATGAGGATATGAAAGCGCAGCATGAAGCCGCCTTTGGTAAAAAGAAAATCGGGATTGTAACCGACTCCACCTGCGATCTCTCCGATGAATTCCTCGAAAAGCACGATGTGCGTATGGTTCCGCTTCAAGTCAGATTTGGCACTGAAGAATACCTTGACCGTGTTACCATTAATTCCGATGAATTTTATGCAAAGCTGAAGGCAGCGAAAGAACTACCGAAATCCTCTCAGCCATCAACAGCCAATTTCAAGCAGGTGTATGAAGATGCGCTTCGCCAATATGAAAGCCTCTTGGTGGTTTCGGTGTCTTCGGGTGTTTCGGGCACTTATCAAAATGCGCGCACCACCAGCAAATTTTTCAAGGATAAGAAATTTGCGATTGTGGATTCAAAGGGCGCTTCGATGATGCTTGGCTTTTTGGTCCGCGAAGCCGTGGCGCTTCGTGATGAAGGCGCACCGATTGAGGCCATTGAAAAAAGACTTCATGAGCTATCGAAAAAGATAAAAGCATTTTTGGCTCTTGAAACGATTGATAATTTGGTGCGTGGCGGAAGGCTAAGCAAATCGCGTGGGCTGATTGCAAAGCTTCTCAAAATCAATCCGGTTCTGACATTTGATTCACACGGGAAGGTTGTTCAGCTTGCGAAGGGAATTGGCAACCGTGGTGCATTAGATAAGGCCGTTGAACTTGCCCTCAGCGAAATTGAAGGGAAGAAGTATGCGAAGGTGTCTATTGTTTATAGCGATAACCGCGAGCGCGCCGAATACGCCAAAGAGAAAATGAAAGCCGCTCGCCCGGATGTTGAACCTGAATTGACCGTCATTTCACCCGTTTTGGGAACCTACGGCGGCTCGGGAACAGTGGTGATTATCACTTGCTCGGAGTAG
- a CDS encoding UDP-2,3-diacylglucosamine diphosphatase, producing MIKPLLLDSLTLNFNKKRIFTAEFSSFLLMFKKTYFFSDVHFGLQEKPIEDVKIETMLSLFDEIKREGSRLFMVGDILDYWMEYKHAVPKGHTRFFNGLIDLVNAGIKVDYLAGNHDFYLGSYFKDELGVDTHYGAIREVIDGKNFYIVHGDGVGKGDLGYKIFRTLVRNNFNLWWYRGLHPNLGVGLMAYLSKLSRKHTYSPKDEGEKERLIVFANEIGATEPLDYFICGHRHIVKLHPLHTCNGFYVNCGTWIGGMPTYAVFNGKSMEIRKAKNHEVLYQEHSALVESPLAESI from the coding sequence TTGATAAAGCCGTTGCTTTTGGATTCACTAACACTCAATTTCAATAAAAAGCGTATCTTTACCGCTGAATTTTCATCCTTCCTTTTAATGTTCAAAAAGACTTACTTCTTCAGCGATGTCCACTTCGGCTTACAGGAAAAACCGATAGAAGATGTCAAAATAGAAACGATGCTTTCGCTTTTTGATGAAATCAAGCGTGAAGGCTCCCGTTTATTTATGGTTGGCGATATTTTGGATTATTGGATGGAATACAAGCATGCTGTACCTAAAGGTCATACCCGCTTTTTTAATGGCTTGATTGACTTGGTTAATGCAGGAATCAAGGTTGATTACTTAGCAGGTAATCACGATTTCTATTTAGGCTCTTATTTCAAAGATGAACTTGGTGTAGATACACACTACGGCGCAATTCGCGAAGTTATTGACGGGAAAAATTTTTATATCGTCCACGGTGATGGTGTTGGAAAAGGCGATTTAGGTTATAAAATTTTTCGAACATTGGTTCGAAATAACTTTAATCTTTGGTGGTACCGAGGGCTTCACCCAAATTTAGGGGTAGGATTAATGGCTTACCTTTCAAAACTCTCCCGTAAACATACTTACTCACCCAAAGATGAGGGAGAAAAAGAACGATTAATTGTTTTTGCCAATGAAATCGGGGCAACAGAGCCACTCGATTATTTTATTTGCGGTCATCGGCATATTGTCAAACTTCATCCGCTTCACACCTGTAACGGATTTTATGTGAATTGCGGAACTTGGATTGGTGGAATGCCTACCTATGCCGTATTTAATGGTAAATCTATGGAAATTCGAAAAGCAAAAAATCATGAAGTGCTCTATCAAGAACATTCAGCTTTAGTAGAATCTCCCTTAGCCGAATCAATTTAA